The following are encoded in a window of Amycolatopsis lexingtonensis genomic DNA:
- a CDS encoding type I polyketide synthase: MLENLRWVTLELHQAREKLRAAEEPIAVVGTGCRYPGGVTTPEDLWRLLDGGVDAITEFPGDRGWDVESLHRPDEPGHSSTRHGGFLAEPGAFDAGFFGMSPAAAEVTDPQHRLLLELSWEAIERAGIDPRSLRGSRTGVFAGTMYADYGTGAADADLAGRVLMGTSGSLASGRIAYTFGFEGPALTLDTACSSSLVAVHLAVQALRRGECTLALAGGATVLATPSVFVEFSRQRGLSADGRCKAFGAGADGTGFAEGAGVLLLERLSDARRLGHPVLAVVRGSAVNSDGASNGLTAPNGPAQQRVIAQALADARLTPSDVDAVEAHGTGTALGDPIEAQAVLAAYGKDRAEPLWLGSVKSNLGHTQAAAGVAGLLKMILALRHGVLPKTLHADEPSPHVDWTAGAVSLLTSPQPWPAGDRPRRAGVSSFGVSGTNAHVILEEAPAAEPAAPSPDVPMAPWVLSARSASALRGQAARLLSIVDEKPLDVAHSLLTSRSRFEHRAVVLGSDRRRGLAALAAGEEASTVVTGIADAGPDAVFVFPGQGSQWAGMGCELLETSPVFAARLAECAAALLPFTDFDLLRVLRRGDELDRVDVVQPALWAVMVSLAALWQAHGVRPAAVLGHSQGEIAAACVAGALSLSDGARVVALRSRALAVLSGQGGMVSVRLPLAEVEELLTPGLSIAAVNGAASVVVSGEPSALDELVEKCGEFAKRIPVDYASHSAQVDSLRERLLADLAPIRPCPAEVPFVSTVTASVFDTTGLDAEYWFTNLRQPVLFDPALRAALAEGWSAFVELSPHPVLTLGMQQTAPGAVVAGALRRGDGGLGRVRLALAELAVRGIDVDWGLPAGRRIDLPTYAFDHRTYWLTSQAALSRESDTEEPTPDHFHVKVAGLSGAEQRRTLVKLVRSAAAAVLGHGSGDDVEPAGSFRELGFDSAAGVQLRNRLAAATGLELPVTVVFDHPTAAALADYLLAELSGTPSEGLDRHLDALESGLRDLDGAARAHVLTRLRTLVAAGPDTGTELSGATADEMFALLDEELGAAK, translated from the coding sequence GTGCTGGAGAACCTCCGCTGGGTCACCCTCGAACTGCACCAGGCCCGCGAGAAGCTGCGCGCCGCCGAGGAGCCGATCGCCGTCGTCGGCACCGGCTGCCGGTACCCCGGCGGCGTCACGACGCCCGAGGACCTCTGGCGGCTGCTCGACGGCGGCGTCGACGCCATCACCGAGTTCCCCGGCGATCGCGGCTGGGACGTCGAAAGCCTGCACCGGCCGGACGAACCGGGGCACTCCAGCACCCGGCACGGCGGGTTCCTCGCCGAGCCGGGCGCGTTCGACGCCGGGTTCTTCGGCATGTCCCCGGCCGCGGCCGAGGTCACCGACCCGCAGCACCGGCTCCTGCTCGAACTGTCCTGGGAGGCCATCGAGCGCGCCGGCATCGACCCGCGGTCGCTGCGCGGCAGCCGGACCGGCGTGTTCGCCGGGACGATGTACGCCGACTACGGCACCGGCGCGGCCGACGCCGACCTCGCCGGCCGCGTGCTGATGGGCACGTCCGGCTCGCTGGCCTCGGGCCGGATCGCCTACACCTTCGGTTTCGAGGGCCCGGCGCTGACGCTGGACACCGCCTGCTCGTCGTCGCTGGTCGCGGTGCACCTGGCGGTGCAGGCGCTGCGCCGCGGCGAGTGCACGCTCGCGCTCGCGGGCGGGGCGACGGTGCTCGCGACGCCGTCGGTGTTCGTCGAATTCTCGCGCCAGCGCGGGCTTTCCGCCGACGGGCGCTGTAAGGCGTTCGGCGCTGGTGCCGACGGCACCGGCTTCGCCGAGGGCGCCGGAGTCCTGTTGCTGGAACGGCTTTCCGACGCGCGCCGCCTCGGGCACCCGGTGCTGGCCGTGGTGCGCGGCTCGGCGGTGAACTCCGACGGCGCGTCCAACGGGCTGACCGCGCCGAACGGTCCCGCGCAGCAGCGGGTCATCGCCCAGGCCCTCGCCGACGCGCGGCTCACGCCGTCCGATGTGGACGCCGTCGAGGCGCACGGGACCGGCACCGCGCTGGGCGACCCGATCGAGGCGCAGGCGGTGCTCGCGGCGTACGGGAAGGATCGTGCGGAGCCGCTGTGGCTCGGGTCGGTCAAGTCGAACCTCGGCCACACCCAGGCCGCGGCCGGCGTCGCCGGGCTGCTGAAGATGATCCTGGCGCTGCGGCACGGCGTGCTCCCGAAGACGCTGCACGCCGACGAGCCGTCGCCGCACGTGGACTGGACGGCGGGGGCGGTTTCGTTGCTGACGTCGCCTCAGCCGTGGCCCGCCGGGGACCGGCCGCGCCGGGCCGGCGTGTCGTCGTTCGGGGTCAGCGGGACCAACGCGCACGTGATCCTGGAAGAGGCGCCCGCGGCGGAACCGGCGGCCCCTTCTCCTGACGTCCCCATGGCGCCGTGGGTGTTGTCCGCCCGGAGCGCCTCGGCGTTGCGCGGTCAGGCTGCACGGCTGCTGTCCATAGTGGACGAGAAACCGCTCGACGTCGCTCATTCGCTGCTGACTTCGCGCAGCCGGTTCGAGCACCGCGCGGTCGTGCTCGGCTCCGATCGTCGTCGCGGGCTGGCGGCGCTGGCCGCGGGTGAAGAGGCGTCCACTGTGGTCACCGGAATCGCAGATGCCGGTCCGGACGCGGTGTTCGTCTTCCCCGGCCAGGGTTCGCAGTGGGCCGGGATGGGCTGCGAGCTGCTGGAAACGTCGCCGGTGTTCGCCGCCCGGCTCGCCGAGTGCGCGGCCGCGCTGCTGCCGTTCACCGACTTCGACCTGCTGCGCGTGCTGCGCCGCGGGGACGAGCTGGACCGCGTCGACGTCGTCCAGCCCGCGCTGTGGGCCGTGATGGTGTCGCTGGCGGCGCTGTGGCAAGCCCACGGTGTCCGGCCCGCGGCGGTTCTCGGGCACAGCCAGGGCGAGATCGCGGCCGCCTGCGTCGCGGGCGCACTGTCCCTTTCGGACGGTGCGCGCGTGGTGGCGCTGCGCAGCCGGGCGCTGGCCGTGTTGTCGGGTCAGGGCGGCATGGTTTCGGTCCGGCTGCCGCTCGCCGAGGTCGAAGAACTCTTGACGCCGGGCCTTTCGATCGCCGCGGTCAACGGGGCCGCGTCGGTCGTCGTGTCCGGCGAACCGTCCGCATTGGACGAACTCGTCGAGAAGTGCGGTGAGTTCGCGAAGCGGATCCCGGTGGACTACGCGTCCCACTCCGCGCAGGTCGACTCGCTGCGGGAGCGGCTGCTCGCCGACCTCGCGCCGATCCGGCCGTGCCCGGCCGAGGTCCCGTTCGTCTCGACGGTGACCGCGTCGGTGTTCGACACCACCGGGCTGGACGCGGAGTACTGGTTCACGAACCTGCGCCAGCCGGTGCTGTTCGACCCGGCGCTGCGGGCCGCGCTGGCCGAGGGCTGGAGCGCGTTCGTCGAGCTCAGCCCGCACCCGGTGCTCACGCTGGGGATGCAGCAGACGGCGCCGGGCGCGGTCGTCGCCGGTGCGCTGCGCCGCGGCGACGGCGGCCTCGGCCGGGTCCGGCTGGCACTGGCCGAGCTGGCCGTCCGCGGCATCGACGTCGACTGGGGCTTGCCCGCCGGACGCCGGATCGACCTGCCCACGTACGCGTTCGACCACCGCACCTACTGGCTCACCTCCCAGGCGGCACTTTCACGTGAAAGTGACACGGAGGAACCCACTCCGGATCACTTTCACGTGAAAGTGGCGGGTTTGAGCGGGGCTGAGCAGCGGCGGACGCTGGTGAAGCTGGTGCGCTCCGCCGCGGCGGCTGTGCTCGGTCATGGCTCGGGCGACGACGTCGAGCCGGCCGGGTCGTTCCGCGAACTGGGCTTCGACTCGGCGGCGGGCGTCCAGCTGCGCAACCGCCTCGCCGCGGCGACCGGGCTGGAGCTGCCGGTGACGGTGGTGTTCGACCACCCGACCGCCGCCGCGCTGGCCGACTACCTGCTGGCCGAGCTGTCGGGCACGCCGTCGGAGGGCCTCGACCGCCACCTCGACGCGCTCGAGTCCGGCCTGCGCGACCTCGACGGCGCCGCGCGGGCGCACGTGCTGACCCGGCTCCGGACGCTCGTCGCGGCCGGGCCGGACACCGGCACGGAGCTGTCGGGCGCCACCGCCGACGAGATGTTCGCGCTGCTCGACGAAGAACTGGGTGCCGCCAAGTGA